The sequence CGCCCGCCGTGGTCACCGCCGACGGCACGGTGAGCCTGCCCGACCTTCCCCAGGGGCCGCCGCTGGGCCTCGGGGGACTCCCGTTCGAGTCCGCCGAGATGGAACTCCCCGAAGGAAGCCTGCTGGCGCTGTACACGAACGGCCTGGTGGAGGCCCGTGACCACGACCTCGACGAGGGACTCGAGCGGCTGCGAGAAGCACTGTCCCGGCCCGGCCGCTCGCTGGAGGAGACCTGCACGGCGGTACAGAACGCCCTGCTGCCGGAGCACCCACGGGACGACGTCGCGCTGCTCCTCGCCCGCACCCGCGTGCTGGCGCCCGAGCAGATCGCCTCGTGGGAGCTGCCCGCCGAGCCGACCGCCGCCGCCCGGGCCCGGCACCTGACGCAGGCCACGCTGAGCGGGTGGGGCCTGGAGGAGGCGGCGTTCACCGCCGAACTGGTCGTCAGTGAACTGGTCACCAACGCCTACCGGTACGGCGGCGGCACGCCGGTGACCCTGCGCATCATCCGCGACCGCGGCCTGATCTGCGAGGTCTCCGACAGCAGCAACACCGCTCCGCACCTACGGCGGGCGCTCACCACGGACGAGGGTGGGCGCGGTCTCTTCCTGGTGGCCCAACTCACCGAACGCTGGGGTACCCGCTACTCCCGGGACGGCAAGACCGTCTGGACGGAGTTCCCCCTGCCCGTGGCGGCGCACGGGCACTCCGCCACCGCGCCCGACGGGGCGATCACCAGGGGACCTGGCGATAGTCCTTGAGGAGGACGCCGTGGACGGGCGCGCCGGCCCGCCCTTGCACGATCGGGTGGTAGACACGGGCGGCGCCGTCGACGATGTCCAGCGGCGGGCGCCAGCCGGTGGCGGCGTGCCGTTCGCGGGCGGGCAGGGGCTTCTCGTCGGTGACCCAACCGGTGTCGACACTGCAGGTGTGGATGCCGCGGCCGGCCAGGTCGGCCGCGCTGGTGCGGGTGAGCATGTTCAGGGCGGCCTTGGCCATGTTGGTGTGCGGGTGGTCGCCGGTCTTGTTGCGCACGGTGAACTGGCCTTCCACAGCGGAGACGTTGATGAGGTAGCGGTCAGGATGCGGGGAGGCGTCGAGAAGAGGCAGCAGGCGGTCGGCGAGCAGGAACGGCGCGACGGCGTTGACCAGCTGGACCTCCAGCAGCTCGGTCGGGTCGATCTGTCCCAGACGTAGCGTCCATGAGTTGGTCGCGGCGGTCTCGGGCAACAGGCCCGCCTCGTCGACGGCCTCTCGCGGCAGGGGGACGGCGACCACGTCGGCATGCGTGTTCGCGCCACCGGTGAGGGCCTCGGGTACGCGCGACCGTGACGCGAGTTCCGCCGTCCACGGCAGTGGTGCGGTGCGTGGGCCGGGTACGGAGAAGCCGGGAGCGGTCCATATCCGTGGCGTGGTGAGCGACGTGGGCAGGGGCGTGGGTTCGGCCGTGGCCAGAGCGGCGTAGGCCTGAGGGGAGCGGCGTAGGGTCTGGGCCGCGTTGTTGATCAGGACGTCCAGGGGGAGCCCCTGGGAGAACATGTGGTCCGTGAACGCGAGTACCTGCCGGGGATCGCGCAGGTCCAGGGCCGCGATCCGCAGCCGGTGCCACCACTGCTCGGCGTCGGGGGCGGCGGCGAACCGACGCACCGTGTCCTGGGGGAAGCGGCTGGTCACGGTGAGGTCGGCGCCGTCCCGAAGCAGCATCAGCGCGACCTGGTGGCCGATCTTGACACGCCCGCCGGTCAGCAGCGCACGACGACCGGTGAGGTCGGTGCGGGTCGTGCGGTGGGCGAGGTTCTCGTCGGCGCATGCGGGACACAGCAGGTGGTAGAAGTCGTGGACCTGCCGGTAATGGTCCTTGCAGACGTAGCAGCGTTGAGGGCGGTTCAGCAGCTGTGACGGCCCGTCGCTCTCCGGAGTACGGTCCGGCAGCCGGCGCGTCGCGGACGGGCCGGGGCGCGGCTGGACGTGGTCGCCGACCGTCCGGCGCGGTTTCGGCGCCGTACGGGCGGGCAGGGCGGACAGGGCGGCGTCCATGACACGGTCGGGGGCGCCCATCGCGGTGGCGGCGAGCAGCTTCGCATCGGCGGCGGCCCGTGCCGCGCGTGCCTCGGCACGGCGTCGAAGTCGGCCGTCGCGGACGAGTTCGCCGGCAGCCTGTTCCAGCAGGCTGCGCTGAGCATCGTCCACGGGTAGCCGCTGTGCCTGGCGGATCAGGTCCAGGCAGTTCTGAATGCGCTCGCTGTCCATGGGGTGCCTTAGGTGTGATGGGTCGTTCGTGGCTCGCAGAATAGGTCGCGGGCAGGAAAATCGAACGCCCTTTTCGGTCCGGTCGCACCGGACCGAGCACCGCACGGCGCGCGTGCGGCACCGCATGGCCCGGACCGGGAACACGGCTGCGGTGTCAGTCCGCTGAAGTATCCTTCCGGCCACCGCACACCGACTCGGAGGACCAAGAGAATTGTCTGGCCTGTCTGCTTTCCCGCTGCCCTTTCAAACATCCCGTTCCCTGGCGTTCGCGACACCCAGAACGCTGCGGGAACTGCAGATGATGCAGTGCAGCGCGCACATTCGGGCCAAGCCGCGGTGGTTCGAGAAGATGAACGACGCCGCCGTCGTCGCCAGGTGGACGCGAGAAGCGATCGCCCAGGGCCTCACCGAGGCGCAGGTCCGATACGTCCTCGCCGAACTCGCGCACTACGCCGCCCTGCGGGACGAACGAACCGGCATAGAGGTGTCCGCCGCCGACGGGGTGTGGCATTCGGACACCCTGATCGACGACGAGCTCAGGAACCGGCTCCGCGAGGCGGTGCGGGTGCTGGAGCAGGTCCCCGAAGCCGAACAGGACTGGCATCCCGGTTCCGACGGCCAGGTGTTGGATCTGGTTCATCCCTCGCTGTTCTGCCTGGAGCGGGAGGCGAGCGGCGCACCGGAACGGGCTTGGCAGAATCCGACGGACCGTTATTCGAAGTACGAGTTCTCGGAGCGGTTCCAGTGGCTGCCCACGGACGTCGACGTCGCCGACGACGGCGATGTCACCTTCCGCTCGTACGTCAACAACGTCCACCCCGAGCATCACCGCGAACTGGCCGCCGTCCTGCCGGACATGTTCGCGCGCATGCGCCCGCTGTGGGAGAACGTCCTCACCGATCTGCGCCACCCGCGGCCCGTGCGGATCCAGGCCGATCCCTACGGGTGGTACGACTCGGAGCCGGAGTACCCGAACAAGTCCTCCTACAGCGATGCCGAGGCCTACAAGGCTGCGCTCAGTGCATGGGAACAGGCCCAGGACGACTGGTGGGAGAACCGCAGCCCGGTCATCCCGGACGCCCCGGAATTCACCGCACCCGAGACGCCCGACGCATCCGCCCGGGTCGATCTGCGCGGCCGCCGACTCCAGGTCATCGTCAAGCTCGCCACCATCCACCTCACCCCGGACAAGCCCGAGTACCCCGGCGGATCCTGGCACGTCGAGGGGATGTTGAACGAGCGGATCGTCTCGACCGGAATCTACTACTGGGACAGCGAGAACATCACCGAAAGCCGGCTCGGTTTCCGGGCGGCGCTCGACGACCCGAACTACGAACAGAACGACGACAACGGTCTGCGTGAGGTCTACGGCCTGGAGGACGAGGACGCGCTGAACCAGGCACTGGGATCGACGGCGACCCCGGCGGGCCGCTGCCTGGCGTTCCCGAACGTCCTGCAACACCGCGTCGGCGAATTCCGCCTCGCGGACGCCACCCGCCCGGGACATCGCAAGATTCTCGCGTTCTTCCTGGTCGACCCGTCGGAAAAGATCGTCTCGACATCCGACGTGCCACCGCAGCAGCCGTGGTCCGACACCTCGACCATGACGCTGGAGCAGGCGAAGACCTACCGCGAACAGCTCATGCAGGAACGCAAGTTCTTCGTGGACGAACACAACGAGCAGCTCTACGAACGGGAATTCTCCCTCTGCGAGCACTGAAGCCACGCAGCCACACACCCACCGACGAAGCCGGCCGGGGCCCCTCGAAAGGGGCCCCGGCCGGCTCCGTCCGGTGAGCGAGGCGGCCCGAAGGACGCCCCGGCCGGCAACGCCCGCTCGGCGCTGCCGGACCTGGCGTGGGGCCTGGAGGCCGGGAGTGCTAGCCGGGGAAGGAGAAGTAGAGCGTGTCGCTGTAGAAGGAGGCGAAGTGTGCCTGCC comes from Streptomyces virginiae and encodes:
- a CDS encoding SDR family NAD(P)-dependent oxidoreductase, producing MDSERIQNCLDLIRQAQRLPVDDAQRSLLEQAAGELVRDGRLRRRAEARAARAAADAKLLAATAMGAPDRVMDAALSALPARTAPKPRRTVGDHVQPRPGPSATRRLPDRTPESDGPSQLLNRPQRCYVCKDHYRQVHDFYHLLCPACADENLAHRTTRTDLTGRRALLTGGRVKIGHQVALMLLRDGADLTVTSRFPQDTVRRFAAAPDAEQWWHRLRIAALDLRDPRQVLAFTDHMFSQGLPLDVLINNAAQTLRRSPQAYAALATAEPTPLPTSLTTPRIWTAPGFSVPGPRTAPLPWTAELASRSRVPEALTGGANTHADVVAVPLPREAVDEAGLLPETAATNSWTLRLGQIDPTELLEVQLVNAVAPFLLADRLLPLLDASPHPDRYLINVSAVEGQFTVRNKTGDHPHTNMAKAALNMLTRTSAADLAGRGIHTCSVDTGWVTDEKPLPARERHAATGWRPPLDIVDGAARVYHPIVQGRAGAPVHGVLLKDYRQVPW
- a CDS encoding DUF4246 domain-containing protein, producing the protein MSGLSAFPLPFQTSRSLAFATPRTLRELQMMQCSAHIRAKPRWFEKMNDAAVVARWTREAIAQGLTEAQVRYVLAELAHYAALRDERTGIEVSAADGVWHSDTLIDDELRNRLREAVRVLEQVPEAEQDWHPGSDGQVLDLVHPSLFCLEREASGAPERAWQNPTDRYSKYEFSERFQWLPTDVDVADDGDVTFRSYVNNVHPEHHRELAAVLPDMFARMRPLWENVLTDLRHPRPVRIQADPYGWYDSEPEYPNKSSYSDAEAYKAALSAWEQAQDDWWENRSPVIPDAPEFTAPETPDASARVDLRGRRLQVIVKLATIHLTPDKPEYPGGSWHVEGMLNERIVSTGIYYWDSENITESRLGFRAALDDPNYEQNDDNGLREVYGLEDEDALNQALGSTATPAGRCLAFPNVLQHRVGEFRLADATRPGHRKILAFFLVDPSEKIVSTSDVPPQQPWSDTSTMTLEQAKTYREQLMQERKFFVDEHNEQLYEREFSLCEH